The Methanobrevibacter millerae genome includes the window TGTTTTTAGCAATGTATCTTGCCATGTAGCATGCGCTTCTGTCTACTTTGGTGCAGTCTTTTCCTGAGAATGCTCCTCCACCGTGTCTTGCATATCCTCCGTAGGTGTCTACGATGATTTTACGTCCAGTTAATCCTGCGTCTCCGTGAGGACCACCGATTTCAAACTTACCTGTAGGATTGATATGTTCTTTGGTGTCTTCTGTCATCAATTCCTGAGGAATTACTGCCTTGAATAACTTTTCGCGAATGTCCTCTTTCAATCCTTCCTGATTTTCGGACATTGACTCGTCATGCTGGGTTGACAATACAACAGCATCAAGGGAAATTACATTTCCGTCCTCATCATAGTTGACTGATACCTGTGCTTTTCCGTCAGGCCTTAAGTATGGAATTTCGCCTGATTCTCTCAATTCTGTTAATTTGTTGGTTAGCTTACGTGCCAAGTCAATTGGGAAAGGCATCAATGAATCGGTTTCGTTGGTTGCATAACCGAACATCATACCCTGATCTCCTGCACCGGTTTCATCTTCACCGCGATCAACTCCCTGATTAATATCCGGAGACTGTGAATGAAGCCTGTTTACCACTTCACATTTGTGACCGTCAAATTTCAAATCAGGATTGTCATAACCTATTTCAATGATAGTGTCTCTTATGATTTTTTCAATATCTTCATCAGATAACTTAGCAGTTGATGTAATTTCACCAAATACCATACAGAAATCCGTTGTTACACAAGTCTCACAAGCAACATGTGAATTTTTATCTTGTGCCATGTATGCATCTAATATAGCATCAGAAATAATATCTGCAACCTTATCAGGATGTCCTTGAGTTACAGACTCTGAAGTAAAAGTTCTATGTATATCACTCATATTATCACAAAAATAACTTAATCTAATTATAGTTTACTCAATAAAATAAATATACTTTTTTGTTATAACAAGAAAATGAGAAGTAATGAATTGGTGATTAATATGCTTCTGTTAATTAGATGAGATTTAGATTCAAACTAAATCATTAAGTTACAACCAAAGTATCTTTATTTTCTTCAAATATTTTAAATAGAATTTTTAAAGTAAGAAATTGAAATGACAGAAGCAAAAGCAACACCATCAAACCCATTTTAAATATAAATATGAAAATAGAATCTAAAATTAAATTCAATATATTTGAAATAACCAATATTAATACTGGCGTTTTAGAATTTCCTTCTGATTGTAATGTTTCACAGAACACATTAGTAAAAATAATTCTCAATCATCTTGCCAGGTAGTTAATATTATCTTGATATGACACTTATTTTTATCTATATTCCTATGTTTATATTTTCTCTTTTTTTAAAAAAATCGAATATAATTAATCATTTAATGAATTAATTAACAAAATAAATCACAAGACCAAAAAAATTAATTAACGGACAAACTCACCTTATTATGACCACATTGAATAAACTTTTAAAAAAATATTTAATAATTAAACAATATACAGTTTAACATGAATACGAAATATTTACTTATCGCAATAGTCGCTATTGTAATAATAGCAGTAGGTATTTTTGCGTTTTCAGGAAGTGGAGGACCATCACTGAGTGAAAATTCCACCATCGTTGATGCAAATGCCTTGACAGAAAAAGGAAATTTAAGTATCATAAGCAAGACCCAAGATGAAGATAAAGGATTTTTTTCAACTGACAAAAGTGATGTCAACAGCATTTTTGTAAACAGTTCAGGAATTTTGAAATTGACAAACTCAATAATCAACAAGACAGGAGACACTGCAACATCAGGAGATGACGCTGACTTTTACGGTGTCAACTCAGCGATTCTGGTTAAGGACAAAAGCCAGGCAACAATAGAAAACTGTGAAATAAATACAAATTCAAAAGGTTCAAACGGTATTTTTGTAACCAACACTGACACCGGCCAAGGACAGGGCGGAGCTCCCGGTGCAGGAGGCGCTGCACCTGGAGGAGGCGGAGGAAACGTTCCGGAAAAACCTCCAGAACAGCTTCAAAAGGATGAACAGGCAACAAACGATACTGTAGCCACCATCAAAAATGTCAAGATTACAACCCACCAGGACAAGTCACGCGGACTTGACTCAACTTTTGGAGGCATAATCAAAGCGGAAAACATCTTAATCAATACTGACGGAAATAGCTGTGCTGGTCTTGCAACAGACAGGGGAGAAGGTAACGTTACAGTCAAGGACTCAACCATCAATACAGGAGTCAGCAAAGAGTCCGGAAGAGGATCACCACTCATGTATTCAACAGGAAATATCACTCTTCAAAACTCAAAAGGTACATCCTACGTATCACAGATTGCATGTATTGAAGGTAAGAATTCCATAAGCATCGACAATTCCCAACTGGTTGGTTTTGGTGAAGGTAACCGTAAGGACGGGAACAAATATGTTGATTTGGCAGGTATTTTCATTTATCAGAGCATGAGTGGAGATGCTGATGTTGGAACATCAACATTTGACTGTAAAAACTCCGAGCTGACAATAGACTCATCTTCAAGCGTCTATAAGGAAGCTCCGATGTTTCATGTAACCAACACCAAGGCTAACATCAACCTTGACTCCTCAAAATTCAACTTTGGAAGCGGAATACTCTTTGACATTTCAAGCCAAAACCAATGGGGAAACAACGGCACTAACGGAGGAACCGTTAATTTAACTACAAGCAATGAGGAATTGAGCGGAGATGTTATTATTGATTCAATAAGTGCTCTTACATGGAATATGAAATCCACAACATTCAACGGTGCAATCAACTCAACAGGAAACACCACAGTCAATATCGAAAGCGGATCAACATGGAGCTTAAGCGGTGACAGTAATGTTACATCCCTAAACAATCAGGGAAAAATAGAATTGAACGGCCATAAGCTTTTGGTAAATGGTGAGGAATATAAAGGATAGATTAATATCATCTATCCGTTTTTCTTTTTTTAGCAGTTTTTTCCTGCATTATATACTTTTTCAAGCAAATCATTCTGATTTTTTACATCACCGAATGCTGAAAAGACATCTTTTTCTGTAGGGTTTTTGGAAAATCCTATGAAATCACGAATACCTTTTAATGCATCGCCGTTTGATGAACCTGCAGCGGTAATGATGTAATAGTCTTTATCTTCCAAGTATCTAAAAACTGGATAGCATCTGTCAAAGAACATCTTAAGGGTTCCGCACATGGAATAATAATAGACAGGAGTTGCATAGACAATCACATCAGCCTCCATCATGTCATCCAAAATCAGAGATATCTTGTCATCCTGGAAGCACTCTCTTTGTGGGGTTTTGCATGCATAGCATGCCTTGCATGATTCGAATTCAATATCCTCAAGGAAATATTTGGTTGCCGTATTTCCACCGTCAACTGCACCTTTCACGAATTCATCACACATAATATCTGAATTTCCACCTTTTCTAGGTGAGGAACTTATAACTACTACTCTTTTTGCCATATTAATCATCTATCCATTCTTTTATTTTATCTGAACTTTCTGAACCGGTAAGTCTTAATCCTTTCTTGAAATCCAAGTCAGGATAGGTGCTGGCCAGGTCGCTTACGCACTTGTCAATGCCTGATCCACCGGAAGTGCAGAATGCCTTAATGGCTTTTCCGCTTAAATCAACGCTTTCAATGAATGTGTTGATTATTGTAGGTGCTGTATACCACCATACCGGAAAGCCGATGACAACAATGTCATAACCGCTTACATCCGTTGTGTCAGCTATCGGAGGTCTGAAGGACTTGTCATTCATTTCAATAGTTGAACGGGAGTTTTTATTGGTCCAGTCCAAATCCTCAGGAGTGTAAATTTCCTCAGGAACAATTTCAAAAATATCATAGTCGTTTTCACTTGCAATTTTCTCTGCGATGCCTTTTGTGACGCCGCTTGCTGAAAAATAAGTAACTAATACATTTGACATTTTATCACCAATTATATAATATGATTTAAGATACTATATAATTGTTTACATTCGCAACAATATAATCCTCTGCAAGTACTTTCAATTTAAAGGTACTTTTAATTTATATAGCTTTATATACCCCCAAAACAATAGAATTAGACAAGAAAATATTATTATTTTCTTAACAACATCATCTGCTCAATTTGGTAGATGATACTGTAAATTAAAAAAATCATTTAAAAAATATGTAGTATATTGTTTAAAGACCGTAAGAAAACTCCCATTTTAATTACGAATGCTTAAAATATGCATTAATAGAAACACAATATAAAAATATTTTTTTGTTCAATGGTTTAGCATTATTTTATATAATACTAAATCAACCTCTTATATAATACTTATTCTTCAGCCTCGCCGTAAATCAGATTAAACCAATAGATATTGTCCTGTCTTGACAATATGTCCTGCAACAGTTCCTTACGTCTTTTGTATTGCTTGTCAAATTTTTCAGGATTCTCCTTTTGTACCAGTTCACGAAGTTCATAGATAACCTTATTGAAATATTCATCCATATCCTGCTTTTGATCATCATCCAGACAATCGAATATGTCATAACCTACAGAAGACTTGATTTTATAGTTTCTTCCTTTTTCGGTCAAGTTAATAATCAGTACCCTTTTGTCTTGCCTAGAAGGAACCTTTATAATAAATCCTGATTTTTCCAGTTTGTTCAAGAGATAATTGACTGAAGAAACGCTCACACCCAAAAGAATGGCCAAATCCTTTGATGAAAAACCATCCTTTGCCTGAAGAATAGCTAATATTCTTCCCTGACCTCTTGAAAGGTTATTGATTTGATTCTGATTCATCTTGGATTTATGTTCAATCATCTGATTTATAAGGTTCAGTTTATGATATAATTTTTCATTCATCAAAAAAAATCACTTCAATGCATTTCATTCACAATATAATTCAAATTATATAAAAATGAATATTTAAAATTTGTTGAAATAAAGCATTTTCAATATTATACAAATAATAGAAAAAAATATTGAGAAATTTTTTTTGAATGTTTAATTCTGTTTAAAAATATTTAATGAATATTATCAGAGTAGCAGTATACTTTCTTGAAAGCATTTGACATGAAGAGAGTTATTTCTCTAAAACATGACAAAAACAATTGCAAATACTGCCATGTAAGTAAATAACCCCAAAATGACCAATATTAATGTTATTCGTTTTTCCAAAGTTTTATTGAGAACATCATCATCAAAAAGTTTCCTAATTAGCATTAGAGTAACTGCGATTATTGTCATGTAGAAGAAAAATGCTGTTCTAGATCCTGATTCAAAGATTGTTGGTGAAAATCCGGCAGCTAATCTGGACATGAATCCTGCAATAAATAAAATTAGGGGAAGCATTTGTTCTTTCCCAAATGTTTTAAATATCATCCAGCAACTGCTTAATATCAGATAAATACTAATCAAAACCGCCAATACTGCAGATCCTGTGACAGCATTTGGCAATCCTTTATATGCAAATAAGCTGAGAGTATCGTATATTAGGGGGATACATTTGGAAATAGAATCCACTGCGGAAAATGCTGATACAACAGTAGGGTTGTGCATTAATCCAATATTCAAATACTCGGGAATGCTTGAAATATCAATCAATGTTTTGAAAAATACTAAAAAAAGTATTAATATGATATTAAAGTATAAGATATATTTTAGATATTTATTTTTTGTTTTAAGTAATGCAGATGCAGTTAGAATTATGTAAAATACTGTAAACAGCACTTTGTCTTTTAATAGAATTCCAATTGTTGGGATAGTGCCCAGGTATAGTTTTTCAATTATTCCGAAGTTTACATATTCAGGATAATATCTTGCAGTTTCGACAATCACTCTTTTAGCATTTCCAGGAGTGGTTAAAATCATTGTCAATGCCAAAGCAGATACTATTACAATTAAAACATTGAACCTGCTGATATCTTGTTTTTTAACTATGCAATAAATTAAATATAATGTGTTAATCCCTAAAATCAATAAGCAGGATTGTTCCTGATTTACCGCATAGAATAAACTTAATATGGATATAATATAAATGAAGATATTTGTTTTTTTACCATTTATTTCATTGATTAATGGTATGAATGATATCATTGCAAAAACAAAACACCATAAATAGTTTAAAGTCGTAGCGATCCATCCGGCACCCGCCATATCAAAGAAAGGATACATTAAGAATAATGACACTCCAATTAAAGCAACATATTTGTTATTGTCCTTATTGATGAATTTTATAACTAGATAAACGCCAATGGTATAAAGTATTATGTCAAGTATTTTCCAGACAATATAGTTTTCTTTAGCTAAAATTACTGTAATGCAGTCTATAATAAGTCTGCTGGACCATTCATGGTATCTAAAAGATATGAAATCTGTCAATGATTGATTTGATAAGACATTCGCATACCCAATATCATCACCAATAAATGTCATGATTATATGGAGCGCCAGCATCAGTATAAAAAAGCCGATGATGGCCAAATTATCTTTGATGAATTGAGTTAATTTCGATTTATCTTTACCAATATTCATATTAATTCACTTTTAAAACAACATTATTTTCCTGCAGGTCAAGGATATTAAGTATTTGAAAGATTCAATGTTACATCACATGACCGGATGCCAAAACAGTAATATACAGTAATTTCAATTATGCCCCCGTCAAGTTTTAGGACATCTGCATCAAATACATTTATTATCATATTTGGAAATTGATATGAAAACCCTTTTGGTTTAAGCAAAACATGATTCATTGTATGTTCAATCATTATCCTTACAGCATAAAACATTGAACAAATCTAATTTCACCATGCATGTGAGTTTAATGAAATGATTTTGGATTTAAGAGATTGTTAAACACCATATCTATTATATTCTACATAATGCTATTACAAGCATGATTTGATGAGATTCATTGAACAATGATACATTTTATGTATAATATATGGAAATAATGATATATAATAATTTAATTACACAAATAATATAAGCAAACAAAATCAAAATATATAACATTATAAGTTATTGAAGGTAAATATGATGAAAAAACCTGTTGTTGCAATTACAAGACCTGCTGACAGAGCTAAAAAAGCTTGTGAAATTGTAGAGAAATTAGGTGGAAGTGCAGTGCTTGCACCAACGCTAGACTTACAGCCAGTGAATACTGATTCACTAAAAAATTTGGTTAGAAATGTTGATTCGCTAGATTGGATTGTTTTTACATCTCCAACAACGATTGACTCTCTTAATTTATTCTATCCTGATTTTTTACAAAACCTGAACTGCAAAATTGCTGTGATAGGTAACAAAACAGGATCACTTCTTAAAAAACAGGGAGTTGATGTTGATTTGATGCCTGATGATTTTACTGCTGAAGGTCTGGTTGATGAGTTTGCAAAATCAGACATCAAAGGCAAAAGCATCGGAATTCCAAGAACCGCTTCTGCAAGAGACACCCTGCCGAAAGGTCTGGAAAATCTTGGAAATGAAGTCATCCTGGCTGAAGCATATAAGTCACTCTTTCCAATGGATGATGAAAGTGTTAAAGACCTGATTGAAAAAATTGAAAACTCAGAAATTGATGCAATCACTTTTACAAGCCCATTGACTGTTCATAACTTCTTTAAAATATCAGAAAATAATGAAAAACTAAAAAGACTCTTGTCAGACAACCTGCTGACTGTTGCAATAGGCCCTATTACCGGAAAGGTTCTCGACGACTATGAAGTCGCACATATTTACCCAGACACTTACACGGTTCCTGATATGATGGAACTGCTATTCAAAGTATGGAGAGATTCTAATGGAAGATAAAATCAGTATTATTCTGCCGATATTTAATGTTGGCGATCACCTTCGAGGAGGAATCGACTCTCTAATAAATCAAACTATTGGAAATGAAAATCTCGAAATAATAATGGTCAATGACTGTTCAACCGACGGATCAGGCGAAATCATTGATGAGTATGCCGAAAAATACGACTGCTGCATTGCAATTCACCATGAGCAGAACTCAGGAGCCGCATATACTCCACGTAACACAGGTATTGAAGCATGCACCGGAGATTATATAATGTTTTTGGATCCTGATGACAGATACACACTTGATTCATGCGAAACCCTATACAATGCAGTGAAGGAAAATGATGCTGATGTTGCATTTGCAAGGTTCAGAAGGATATTTGAATATGGAGGAACTGTTCAGAAGTCATTTTCACCCTATGAAGACGACCTGGAACATGCCTATCCCGACGAAACCTTTGAAACTGCGAATTTCCTTAACGTATCAGACTTTCTATGGGACAATTTCATCGAAAGGTTCCTTTACGGAAAAGACCATGAAGTGACATACAAAAGGGACGGACCGATTGATAAAATCATCATCGACAATATCGAGCAGGAACCTGACCTTTTGAAGATGGCACCTGCAGTCTGGAGTAAAATCTTTAAAAGGGAACTTATCATGGACAATAACATTCGTTTCCAGCCATACATATCAGGAGACGACCTGGCATTTACAGATGAGGCACTGCTTAAAGCAGAGGGAATCGTCTATCTCAACAACTTCATGTGTTACGATTACTATATAAGAGATCTGCCTGATGACAAGTCAATTACAAATACTGTAAACGTAAGGCTGCTTGACGATTTGATGGAGTCATATATCTACTGCAGAAAGCTTACTGAAGGATATTCAAAGGAAATACAGACAATTGCAGTAAATCCTCACCTGCTTCACTGGATGAATACATGGAAAGGCTCTCCATTTACCAAAGAGGAAAACAGACTGCTTCTAAAAAAAGTAAATAAACTCAAGAAAATACATAAAAGCGATATGAAAAGCAAGATGCTTTTATCTTCAATGACAACTGCAATCGAAACTTCAATTTATACTTCAAAAGCGTGATATAATGGAATTTGACTATGTGATAGTGGGAGCTGGCCTGTCAGGCCTTACAATAGCTGAAAGAATAGCCAATGAACTAGATGAAAAGGTTCTTATCATAGAAAAGAGAGACCATATCGGAGGAAATGTCTATGATTTCTATGATGACGGACTGCTGATTCAGAAATACGGACCGCACATCTTCCACACAAAAGAAAAGAAAGTTTATGATTACCTATCCAAGTTTACTGAATGGATTGATTACGAACACAGGGTGCTCAGCTATGTTGACGGCAAGCTTGTTGTGATGCCTATATGCATAGATACCCTGAACAAGCTGTATGACCTTGACCTGGATGAAGACTCAATGCATGAGTGGATTGACGAGCACAAGGAAGACATTAAAGAAATAAAATCCTCAGAAGATGTGGTTCTGGCAAATGCTGGAAGAGACATCTACAACAAGCTCTTCAAAAACTACACAGAAAAGCAATGGGGAACTTCAGCAGCCAATCTGAGTCCGTCTGTAATATCAAGAATACCATTCAGGTTCAATCATGATGACAGATACTTTGAAGACGCATATCAGGGAATGCCAAAAGAAGGATATACCAAGATGTGCGAAAAGATGATTGAATCAGACAACATTCATGTCGGCCTCAAGGCAGACTATAAGCAATACATCAACAGAATCAGCTATTCAAAAAAACTTATTTATACAGGCCCTATCGATTACTTTTATGATTACAAGTATGGTGAACTGCTCTACAGATGCCTTAACTTCGTTTATGAAATACTGGATGAGGATTCATATCAGGACGTAGCGGTAGTCAACTACCCGAATGACCCATACTTTACAAGAATTACCGAGTTCAAAAAGTTGACCGGACAAAATATTAAAGACAAGACAGCAATAATGAGAGAATATCCTGGTTTTAACGGCGAAAAATGCTATCCATACCCTACGCAGGAGTATCTGGATAAGTTCAAACTTTATGAAGCGGAAATGGAAAAAGAAGAAAACGTCATTTTTGCCGGACGTTTAGCCAAATATAAATATTACAATATGGATTTAGTTGTTAAGGACGCACTGGAAATATTTGAAAAGGAGATTAAATAATGATTACAATCTGGCCACAATATCTAGATAAAAATTTGACTTTAAGTGAAGGAAGAAAGATATCCAAAGAAAATGCCGTTTCATCACCTACAATGGATGAAATCGAAAAGGCATTGAAAAGATTGGGATTGACATACAATGTCCAAAAGGAAAGGGCATATCCTGGAAAATGGTATGAAAAATCAGGCAGAGTTTTGGTTGAATATGAAAATACCAAACTTGAGCTCATAAAGGAAATAAGCTTAAAAATCAAGGCCATCAGGAAATGATTTGAATGGAAATTC containing:
- the glf gene encoding UDP-galactopyranose mutase, with the protein product MEFDYVIVGAGLSGLTIAERIANELDEKVLIIEKRDHIGGNVYDFYDDGLLIQKYGPHIFHTKEKKVYDYLSKFTEWIDYEHRVLSYVDGKLVVMPICIDTLNKLYDLDLDEDSMHEWIDEHKEDIKEIKSSEDVVLANAGRDIYNKLFKNYTEKQWGTSAANLSPSVISRIPFRFNHDDRYFEDAYQGMPKEGYTKMCEKMIESDNIHVGLKADYKQYINRISYSKKLIYTGPIDYFYDYKYGELLYRCLNFVYEILDEDSYQDVAVVNYPNDPYFTRITEFKKLTGQNIKDKTAIMREYPGFNGEKCYPYPTQEYLDKFKLYEAEMEKEENVIFAGRLAKYKYYNMDLVVKDALEIFEKEIK
- the metK gene encoding methionine adenosyltransferase, whose product is MSDIHRTFTSESVTQGHPDKVADIISDAILDAYMAQDKNSHVACETCVTTDFCMVFGEITSTAKLSDEDIEKIIRDTIIEIGYDNPDLKFDGHKCEVVNRLHSQSPDINQGVDRGEDETGAGDQGMMFGYATNETDSLMPFPIDLARKLTNKLTELRESGEIPYLRPDGKAQVSVNYDEDGNVISLDAVVLSTQHDESMSENQEGLKEDIREKLFKAVIPQELMTEDTKEHINPTGKFEIGGPHGDAGLTGRKIIVDTYGGYARHGGGAFSGKDCTKVDRSACYMARYIAKNIVASGLAEKCEIQLSYAIGVAEPTSVMVDTFGTGVETTKKMEEIVRENFRLTPDGIIETLGLRDTQYKQTAKYGHFGIEGLPWENTDKAEDLKKYIKQ
- a CDS encoding MarR family transcriptional regulator — protein: MIEHKSKMNQNQINNLSRGQGRILAILQAKDGFSSKDLAILLGVSVSSVNYLLNKLEKSGFIIKVPSRQDKRVLIINLTEKGRNYKIKSSVGYDIFDCLDDDQKQDMDEYFNKVIYELRELVQKENPEKFDKQYKRRKELLQDILSRQDNIYWFNLIYGEAEE
- a CDS encoding flavodoxin family protein, producing the protein MAKRVVVISSSPRKGGNSDIMCDEFVKGAVDGGNTATKYFLEDIEFESCKACYACKTPQRECFQDDKISLILDDMMEADVIVYATPVYYYSMCGTLKMFFDRCYPVFRYLEDKDYYIITAAGSSNGDALKGIRDFIGFSKNPTEKDVFSAFGDVKNQNDLLEKVYNAGKNC
- a CDS encoding uroporphyrinogen-III synthase, with protein sequence MKKPVVAITRPADRAKKACEIVEKLGGSAVLAPTLDLQPVNTDSLKNLVRNVDSLDWIVFTSPTTIDSLNLFYPDFLQNLNCKIAVIGNKTGSLLKKQGVDVDLMPDDFTAEGLVDEFAKSDIKGKSIGIPRTASARDTLPKGLENLGNEVILAEAYKSLFPMDDESVKDLIEKIENSEIDAITFTSPLTVHNFFKISENNEKLKRLLSDNLLTVAIGPITGKVLDDYEVAHIYPDTYTVPDMMELLFKVWRDSNGR
- a CDS encoding DUF6056 family protein, producing the protein MNIGKDKSKLTQFIKDNLAIIGFFILMLALHIIMTFIGDDIGYANVLSNQSLTDFISFRYHEWSSRLIIDCITVILAKENYIVWKILDIILYTIGVYLVIKFINKDNNKYVALIGVSLFLMYPFFDMAGAGWIATTLNYLWCFVFAMISFIPLINEINGKKTNIFIYIISILSLFYAVNQEQSCLLILGINTLYLIYCIVKKQDISRFNVLIVIVSALALTMILTTPGNAKRVIVETARYYPEYVNFGIIEKLYLGTIPTIGILLKDKVLFTVFYIILTASALLKTKNKYLKYILYFNIILILFLVFFKTLIDISSIPEYLNIGLMHNPTVVSAFSAVDSISKCIPLIYDTLSLFAYKGLPNAVTGSAVLAVLISIYLILSSCWMIFKTFGKEQMLPLILFIAGFMSRLAAGFSPTIFESGSRTAFFFYMTIIAVTLMLIRKLFDDDVLNKTLEKRITLILVILGLFTYMAVFAIVFVMF
- a CDS encoding flavodoxin; translated protein: MSNVLVTYFSASGVTKGIAEKIASENDYDIFEIVPEEIYTPEDLDWTNKNSRSTIEMNDKSFRPPIADTTDVSGYDIVVIGFPVWWYTAPTIINTFIESVDLSGKAIKAFCTSGGSGIDKCVSDLASTYPDLDFKKGLRLTGSESSDKIKEWIDD
- a CDS encoding glycosyltransferase, whose protein sequence is MEDKISIILPIFNVGDHLRGGIDSLINQTIGNENLEIIMVNDCSTDGSGEIIDEYAEKYDCCIAIHHEQNSGAAYTPRNTGIEACTGDYIMFLDPDDRYTLDSCETLYNAVKENDADVAFARFRRIFEYGGTVQKSFSPYEDDLEHAYPDETFETANFLNVSDFLWDNFIERFLYGKDHEVTYKRDGPIDKIIIDNIEQEPDLLKMAPAVWSKIFKRELIMDNNIRFQPYISGDDLAFTDEALLKAEGIVYLNNFMCYDYYIRDLPDDKSITNTVNVRLLDDLMESYIYCRKLTEGYSKEIQTIAVNPHLLHWMNTWKGSPFTKEENRLLLKKVNKLKKIHKSDMKSKMLLSSMTTAIETSIYTSKA
- a CDS encoding signal recognition particle subunit SRP19/SEC65 family protein, whose product is MITIWPQYLDKNLTLSEGRKISKENAVSSPTMDEIEKALKRLGLTYNVQKERAYPGKWYEKSGRVLVEYENTKLELIKEISLKIKAIRK